A single window of Bradyrhizobium daqingense DNA harbors:
- a CDS encoding class I SAM-dependent methyltransferase gives MSEDKLFNYYERQNVLPTFGNFKSSAELGAYAGQRRELFSDKLVLPLPLFRDAEVLEFGPDSGENALVFASWGANMTLAEPNRHAHEKIQAYFAHFGQTERLRELALSDVEGFRSDRRFDVIDAEGFIYTVQPSEKWLGIFHRLLNPDGYAVVSYYERYGGFFELALKAIHAAGKALTGRPALETAKMLFEAKWNSIPHTRSFDSWLMDVLENPFVRHRYFLDASALCTAAHEQGFDIHSAWPAYRDSLDVYWHKKVLPDDEKLRRAARHLGRSRLSFLGGRKLYLVGNIEAVDAISASIEALVLDVDGMIDHPFGDCLPRAISSLALLRETIRTTDILADDAADIDAILATLDSFHRIFGAIGRRDASAVTARTQSDPAFINTWGQPAHFLVIRKRFEGA, from the coding sequence ATGTCTGAGGACAAGCTCTTCAACTATTACGAACGTCAAAACGTCCTGCCGACGTTCGGGAATTTCAAGTCGTCTGCCGAACTCGGAGCCTATGCCGGCCAGCGGCGCGAGCTGTTTTCGGACAAGTTGGTGCTCCCGCTGCCGCTGTTCCGCGATGCCGAGGTGCTCGAGTTCGGTCCTGATTCCGGCGAGAATGCCCTGGTGTTCGCCAGCTGGGGCGCGAACATGACACTTGCCGAGCCAAACCGGCACGCGCACGAAAAAATTCAGGCCTACTTCGCGCATTTTGGCCAGACCGAGCGTCTACGCGAACTCGCGTTGTCCGATGTCGAAGGATTTCGCAGCGACCGCCGCTTCGACGTCATCGATGCCGAGGGATTCATCTACACGGTGCAGCCAAGCGAAAAATGGCTCGGCATCTTTCACCGGTTGCTCAATCCGGACGGTTATGCCGTCGTTTCCTACTATGAGCGTTATGGCGGCTTCTTCGAACTCGCGCTCAAGGCGATCCATGCCGCCGGCAAGGCATTGACGGGCCGCCCTGCGCTGGAAACGGCGAAGATGCTGTTCGAGGCGAAATGGAACAGTATTCCGCACACCCGCAGCTTCGATTCCTGGCTGATGGACGTGCTCGAAAATCCCTTTGTCCGGCACCGCTACTTCCTCGACGCCAGCGCCTTGTGCACGGCTGCGCATGAGCAGGGCTTCGACATCCATTCGGCATGGCCGGCCTATCGCGACAGCCTGGATGTCTACTGGCACAAGAAGGTTCTGCCCGACGACGAAAAGCTGCGGCGCGCGGCGCGCCATCTCGGCCGCAGCCGTCTGAGCTTCCTCGGCGGCCGGAAGCTCTATCTGGTCGGCAACATCGAGGCTGTCGATGCGATCTCGGCGTCGATCGAAGCGCTGGTGCTCGATGTCGACGGGATGATCGACCATCCCTTCGGCGACTGCCTGCCGCGGGCGATCTCGAGCCTCGCGTTATTGCGCGAAACGATCCGGACGACGGACATTCTGGCCGACGATGCTGCCGATATCGACGCCATCCTTGCGACGCTCGACAGTTTCCATCGTATCTTTGGTGCAATCGGGCGGCGGGATGCATCCGCAGTCACCGCCCGCACCCAGTCCGACCCCGCATTCATCAACACCTGGGGTCAGCCGGCGCATTTCCTCGTCATCCGGAAGCGCTTCGAGGGAGCCTAG
- a CDS encoding lysylphosphatidylglycerol synthase transmembrane domain-containing protein, with translation MKPPAKALVTLAKFAVSVGILALLVHTQDLSSLKADLLAVKLDMLALAVLLLFAQTFALCHRWILILRAMDVPLAWLAGWRILIISTFFNQVLPAGGDAVRIWMLRRHGVQWSQTIGSVVADRFLALLALGAVILAGMPFLLPRIGDRSLLFAIIVVLVSACFGLVALVTLNRWPPRMIAALPARIVQFAMLVRAPLAAEGRAQLIASAILIHLITIAACYVLAIGLDAPLSALDAFVLVPLVVLSSAVPISIGGWGVREGAMVAALNLAGIASDKALAISVLLGLGGLIVGLFGGLMWLVAPERANFSVDQARAVAKRADAAPV, from the coding sequence ATGAAGCCGCCGGCAAAAGCATTGGTTACTCTGGCCAAGTTCGCCGTCTCGGTCGGGATACTGGCCTTGCTCGTGCATACTCAGGACTTGTCCTCCCTGAAAGCCGACCTTCTCGCCGTCAAACTGGACATGCTGGCGCTGGCGGTGCTGCTGCTGTTCGCCCAGACCTTTGCGCTCTGTCATCGCTGGATCCTGATCCTGCGTGCGATGGACGTGCCCTTAGCCTGGCTGGCAGGCTGGCGCATCCTCATCATCAGCACGTTTTTCAATCAAGTGCTGCCGGCGGGGGGCGACGCGGTCCGAATCTGGATGTTGCGGCGGCATGGCGTGCAATGGTCGCAAACGATCGGCAGCGTCGTGGCCGATCGCTTCCTGGCGCTGCTGGCGCTCGGTGCGGTCATCCTGGCGGGAATGCCGTTCCTGCTGCCGCGGATCGGCGACAGGTCGCTCCTTTTCGCTATCATCGTCGTTCTTGTATCTGCGTGTTTCGGCCTCGTCGCCCTGGTTACGCTCAATCGCTGGCCGCCTCGCATGATCGCCGCTCTGCCTGCCCGGATCGTGCAATTCGCGATGCTGGTCAGGGCTCCGCTGGCGGCCGAAGGGCGAGCACAATTGATCGCGTCCGCCATCCTCATCCATCTGATCACGATCGCAGCATGTTATGTCCTTGCGATCGGCCTCGACGCTCCGCTTTCTGCGCTTGATGCATTCGTTCTTGTCCCGCTTGTCGTTCTGTCGTCCGCGGTTCCGATCTCGATCGGCGGATGGGGAGTGCGGGAAGGCGCGATGGTTGCTGCACTTAACCTAGCCGGAATCGCGTCCGACAAGGCACTTGCGATATCGGTCCTGCTCGGCCTCGGCGGCCTGATCGTGGGACTGTTTGGCGGCCTGATGTGGCTGGTCGCTCCGGAGCGGGCCAACTTCAGCGTAGACCAGGCCAGGGCCGTCGCCAAACGGGCGGACGCGGCACCGGTCTAG
- a CDS encoding class I SAM-dependent methyltransferase: MAEINLLQPMHASTKRNYVQRVVEHDKAESASVARQWGRDYWDGDRRYGYGGYRYDGRWRPLAQTLIDRYGIKPGMSVLDVGCGKGYLLYEFTQLVPDLTIAGIDISDYGIANAKEEVRPQLKVGSAVELPYADHSFDLVVSLGVLHNLPLEDVFRAVTEIERVGRGASKYLMVESFRNESEKANLLYWQLTCLSFHGPETWAWIYDKCGYRGDHGFIFFE, encoded by the coding sequence ATGGCCGAGATCAACCTGCTTCAGCCGATGCATGCCTCGACCAAGCGGAACTACGTCCAGCGGGTCGTCGAGCACGACAAGGCGGAATCCGCCAGCGTGGCACGGCAATGGGGCCGCGATTACTGGGACGGCGACCGCCGCTATGGTTATGGCGGCTATCGCTACGACGGACGCTGGCGTCCGCTCGCCCAGACCCTGATCGATCGCTACGGCATCAAGCCCGGCATGAGCGTGCTCGATGTCGGCTGCGGCAAGGGTTACCTGCTCTACGAATTCACCCAGCTCGTCCCCGACCTGACCATCGCCGGCATCGACATCTCCGACTACGGCATCGCGAATGCCAAGGAGGAGGTGCGGCCGCAGCTCAAGGTCGGCAGCGCCGTCGAGCTGCCCTACGCCGACCACAGTTTCGACCTCGTGGTCTCGCTTGGCGTGCTGCACAACCTTCCGCTCGAGGATGTCTTCCGCGCCGTGACGGAGATCGAGCGCGTCGGGCGCGGTGCCTCAAAATATCTGATGGTGGAATCGTTCCGCAACGAAAGCGAGAAGGCCAACCTCCTCTACTGGCAGCTCACCTGCCTGAGCTTCCATGGTCCGGAGACGTGGGCCTGGATCTACGACAAATGCGGCTATCGGGGCGACCATGGGTTCATCTTCTTCGAATGA
- a CDS encoding WbuC family cupin fold metalloprotein, whose protein sequence is MGSSSSNEAGLRRPTSLRAQNPEVYYSDDAIVTADDATIAELKRIAAGNPRLRSRLCTHPDPSSDLHEMLIVHHREAYVRPHKHFGKPESFHLIEGTAQVVIFEDDGRIRDVLEMAPYGQGGLCYYRMPEKVFHSILITSEWLVFHETTAGPFDPSRTAFPDWAPDGGDAAAVQDYVARTGTLAAEYLARK, encoded by the coding sequence ATGGGTTCATCTTCTTCGAATGAAGCCGGCCTGCGCCGGCCGACCTCGCTGCGTGCGCAGAATCCGGAAGTGTACTATTCGGATGATGCCATCGTCACGGCGGACGACGCCACGATCGCCGAGCTGAAGCGCATCGCTGCCGGCAATCCGCGGCTGCGCAGCCGGTTGTGCACGCATCCAGACCCCTCATCCGACCTGCACGAGATGCTGATCGTGCATCATCGCGAGGCCTATGTCCGGCCCCACAAGCATTTTGGCAAACCTGAATCGTTTCACCTGATCGAGGGCACCGCCCAGGTCGTGATCTTCGAGGACGACGGCCGCATTCGCGACGTGCTCGAGATGGCGCCCTACGGCCAAGGCGGCCTTTGCTATTACCGCATGCCCGAAAAGGTCTTCCACTCGATCCTGATCACCTCGGAGTGGCTGGTGTTTCACGAGACCACCGCCGGCCCGTTCGACCCCTCCCGCACCGCATTTCCGGACTGGGCCCCCGATGGCGGCGACGCTGCCGCGGTCCAGGACTACGTCGCAAGAACTGGCACGCTCGCTGCGGAGTATCTGGCGAGAAAATAG
- a CDS encoding class I SAM-dependent methyltransferase — MTDHCRLCHSTDLRPVIDLGLMPIAHRLRHSRNEQEERYPFEVLACGECGLPQIVKPIDPDILYRQFNYNFSSWKPEPHQVDELDTIAKFSKHQSVFEIGCNDGLFMDKLRERGAKVLVGVEPNPVSGKLARERGIKVYSDMISPALCHDAVAAAGKFDLVVSRQVLEHIVDFENFFDCVKIALRDDGLLFIDVPDFAPGSTSGDLSVLWEEHVSYFTEPTLLALLARHGFEAVSVKKYNFSGGSLAIAVRRATRDVTPPPAPSGVGEKFGQRAREYGARLRPILAKARSNGAEIAIYGAGCRACTFTNAHELTELVDLSVDDQKERQGLFLPGTGIPIRAPEDLASKSDPLICLLAVNQENEAKVSSRLRENVKRPLHIVSIFAPSDIWSELDRLEAAAGSRHV; from the coding sequence GTGACCGACCATTGCCGCCTCTGCCATTCGACCGACCTGCGACCGGTCATCGACCTCGGACTGATGCCGATTGCGCATCGGCTTCGGCATAGCCGAAACGAGCAGGAGGAGCGGTATCCGTTCGAGGTACTGGCATGCGGCGAGTGCGGCTTGCCGCAGATCGTCAAGCCGATCGATCCGGATATCCTGTATCGGCAGTTCAATTACAATTTCAGCAGCTGGAAGCCGGAGCCGCACCAGGTCGACGAGCTCGACACCATCGCGAAGTTCTCGAAGCATCAGTCGGTGTTCGAGATCGGATGCAACGACGGCCTGTTCATGGACAAGCTGCGCGAACGCGGTGCGAAGGTCTTGGTGGGCGTGGAGCCCAACCCCGTGTCGGGCAAGCTCGCCCGCGAGCGCGGCATCAAGGTCTATTCCGACATGATCAGCCCGGCGCTGTGTCACGACGCGGTCGCCGCGGCCGGCAAGTTCGACCTCGTCGTCTCGCGCCAGGTGCTGGAGCACATCGTCGACTTTGAGAACTTCTTCGACTGCGTGAAAATTGCGCTGCGTGACGACGGTCTGCTGTTCATCGATGTCCCTGATTTCGCTCCCGGCTCGACGTCGGGAGACCTCTCCGTCCTCTGGGAGGAGCACGTCAGCTATTTCACCGAACCGACCCTGCTCGCGCTGCTGGCGCGCCATGGCTTCGAGGCGGTGTCCGTGAAGAAGTACAATTTCAGCGGCGGCAGCCTCGCCATCGCAGTCCGCCGTGCCACGCGCGACGTGACGCCACCGCCCGCTCCGTCTGGGGTCGGCGAGAAATTCGGCCAGCGCGCCAGGGAATATGGCGCGCGTCTCCGTCCGATCCTCGCCAAGGCCCGTAGCAACGGCGCCGAGATCGCCATCTATGGCGCCGGCTGCCGCGCCTGCACCTTCACCAATGCCCACGAGCTGACGGAGCTGGTCGACCTCTCGGTCGACGACCAGAAGGAACGACAGGGATTGTTCCTGCCCGGTACCGGCATTCCGATCCGCGCGCCCGAGGACCTCGCAAGCAAGTCGGATCCGCTGATCTGTCTTCTGGCCGTGAACCAGGAGAATGAAGCCAAGGTCAGCAGCCGGCTGCGCGAGAACGTAAAGCGCCCGCTGCACATCGTTTCGATCTTCGCGCCGTCCGACATCTGGAGCGAGCTTGATCGCCTCGAGGCCGCAGCAGGGTCGCGGCATGTCTGA